The Gemmatimonadota bacterium genome window below encodes:
- a CDS encoding DUF488 domain-containing protein — translation MPFSRFNPQFNREALSGAISAEGFRYVFPSGELGGRPTDLARGRVCYERAKRTESFRRGLIRVVDGARKHRIALMCTEKEPLDCHRSLKVAAQAAEEDPGWIGALRLDPL, via the coding sequence TTGCCCTTCAGCCGCTTCAACCCACAGTTCAATCGCGAGGCCCTTTCCGGAGCTATCAGCGCGGAGGGTTTCCGGTATGTCTTCCCAAGTGGCGAGCTGGGAGGACGGCCCACCGACCTCGCCCGCGGTCGGGTTTGCTACGAGCGTGCCAAGAGAACGGAATCGTTCAGGCGAGGACTGATCCGTGTCGTCGATGGAGCCAGGAAGCACCGTATCGCCCTCATGTGCACGGAAAAGGAACCGCTCGACTGCCATCGCTCGCTCAAGGTCGCCGCTCAGGCTGCGGAGGAAGACCCCGGGTGGATCGGTGCACTGCGCCTCGACCCACTATGA
- a CDS encoding Xaa-Pro dipeptidyl-peptidase: MIPCPRSVGVAPPTLRLLILLALPAAIGLHPQLSAGQGGPVFRDGQAQTVPEFTDPESWIREHLWVETEFDSDGDGSPDRMHVAVTRPGQTEKGLRVPVVYETSPYYSGTAGIDFEYFWDLEHEVGAPPPRRPPMPPIPHRVEQPIISNSHVRTWVPRGFAVVHSQSPGTGQSQGCPTVGGVNESLAPKAVIDWLNGRAQGFSAPIGGEEVRAEWATGKVGMIGTSYNGTLPIAAATTGVEGLEAIIPIAPNTSYYHYYRSNGLVRSPGGYPGEDIDVLYDFINSGPEHRREYCNRTVRDELMRVRLDRTTGDYNDFWEGRDYLTQVDGIEAATLMAHAFNDWNVMPEHSFRISQALKERDVPVQVYYHQGGHGGPPPLELMNRWFTRYLHDVENGVENDPGAWITREGDDRLSPTPYEDYPHPESEGVALHPVGPGNGVGSLALAPAPDREPESLIDDVSLSGADLASAEAAEERLLYSGPELNRDLHLSGVARVRVRVAADRPAANLSVWLVSLPWNAEGSINDRIITRGWADPQNAESIRTGEPLVPGEFVDLEFDLQPDDQVIPAGQRIGLMIFSSDRDFTLHPSPGTRLSVDLGNTSLTLPVVGGREAYARAVAPIS, encoded by the coding sequence ATGATACCTTGCCCTCGTTCGGTCGGGGTCGCCCCGCCGACCCTCCGTCTTCTGATTCTTCTCGCATTGCCGGCCGCGATCGGGCTTCACCCGCAGCTCTCTGCAGGGCAGGGCGGGCCGGTGTTCCGCGACGGCCAGGCCCAGACCGTGCCCGAGTTCACCGACCCGGAATCCTGGATAAGGGAGCACCTCTGGGTGGAGACCGAGTTCGATTCCGACGGCGACGGAAGTCCCGACCGGATGCACGTTGCGGTGACCCGGCCCGGGCAGACCGAGAAAGGCCTGCGCGTGCCGGTCGTCTACGAGACCAGCCCCTACTACTCCGGCACCGCCGGCATCGACTTCGAGTACTTCTGGGACCTGGAGCACGAGGTGGGCGCACCGCCGCCCCGACGTCCGCCGATGCCTCCGATACCGCACCGGGTGGAACAGCCGATCATCTCCAACTCGCACGTCCGGACCTGGGTGCCGAGAGGCTTCGCGGTGGTTCACTCCCAGTCGCCGGGGACGGGCCAGTCGCAGGGATGTCCTACCGTGGGGGGCGTCAACGAGTCGCTAGCTCCCAAGGCGGTGATCGACTGGCTGAACGGACGCGCCCAGGGTTTCAGCGCACCGATCGGGGGCGAAGAAGTCCGCGCCGAATGGGCCACGGGAAAGGTCGGCATGATCGGGACATCCTACAACGGCACTCTTCCCATCGCCGCCGCGACGACCGGGGTCGAGGGCCTCGAAGCCATCATACCCATCGCCCCCAACACTTCCTACTACCACTACTACCGCTCCAACGGCCTGGTCCGCTCGCCGGGAGGCTACCCGGGCGAGGACATCGACGTGCTCTACGATTTCATCAACAGCGGACCCGAACACCGACGCGAATACTGCAACCGCACCGTGCGCGACGAGCTCATGAGGGTCCGGCTGGATCGCACCACCGGGGACTACAACGACTTCTGGGAGGGGCGCGACTATCTGACCCAGGTGGACGGCATCGAAGCCGCCACTCTCATGGCGCACGCTTTCAACGACTGGAACGTCATGCCCGAGCACAGCTTCCGCATCTCGCAGGCGCTCAAGGAGCGCGATGTTCCCGTTCAGGTCTATTACCATCAGGGCGGACACGGCGGGCCTCCTCCGCTGGAGCTCATGAACCGCTGGTTCACCCGTTACCTCCACGATGTCGAGAACGGGGTGGAGAACGACCCCGGAGCCTGGATCACCCGCGAGGGTGACGATCGCCTGAGCCCGACGCCTTACGAAGACTATCCTCATCCCGAGTCGGAGGGGGTCGCGCTCCATCCGGTCGGACCGGGCAACGGAGTCGGATCGCTGGCGCTAGCTCCCGCACCTGACAGGGAGCCGGAGTCGCTGATCGACGACGTCTCGCTTTCCGGCGCCGATCTGGCCTCTGCGGAGGCGGCCGAAGAGCGTCTCCTCTACTCCGGCCCCGAGCTGAATCGCGACCTGCACCTCTCCGGCGTCGCTAGGGTGCGCGTCAGGGTCGCGGCCGACCGCCCGGCGGCCAACCTTTCGGTCTGGCTCGTCTCGCTGCCCTGGAACGCGGAGGGCTCGATCAACGACAGGATTATCACTCGGGGCTGGGCCGATCCGCAGAACGCGGAGTCGATCAGGACCGGCGAGCCGCTCGTTCCGGGCGAGTTCGTGGATCTCGAGTTCGACCTGCAACCCGACGACCAGGTGATCCCCGCAGGCCAGCGCATCGGCCTCATGATCTTCTCGAGCGACCGGGATTTCACCCTGCACCCGTCCCCCGGGACCCGGCTCAGCGTCGATCTGGGGAACACGTCGCTCACACTGCCCGTGGTGGGCGGTCGGGAAGCCTACGCACGGGCGGTGGCGCCGATTTCGTAA
- the cyoE gene encoding heme o synthase, producing MTFGARLRAFYELTKPGIAFYVMLTAGSSAYLGGLGSPDLTFILGVMAGVGLASAGALALNQYIERQADAVMRRTRTRPIPTGRVRPREGAIFGLALLVAGLVWLLLWAGPLPASLTAASAAIYHGVYRPLKSHSYLATFAGSVPGALPMLIGWTASTASFDFPGGSLFAIGYLWQLPHVLGLAWMLREDYSRVGFRLIPQGGARTIGVHMIVATALLIPVSLLPFFAGVTGGVYAAAAVVLGCLFLLRASRAGARLTTGGARKVFRTSLLYHPLLLLFMVLDAAPAPAEASALSQEARPRAREIGLVVGVLEPGAYNAITDVAGVRVGHSTLADGERFNTGVTAIIPHGGNPFESRVPAAIHVGNGFGKLLGVTQVRELGELETPILLTCTLCVWRVADAMVEWMLGQAGMEDVRSINPVVGETNDGGLNDIRERPVTPEMVVEALETASGGAVEEGAVGAGAGTVAFGWKGGIGTSSRVLPESLGGYAVGALVQSNYGGVLSMNGAPVGIETGRYSFSRAIGSSTPGEDADRADNEGENPPDRSKDAGGASAVEAGDGPGDGSVMIVVATDAPLSDRNLERLARRAVMGLARTGSFASNGSGDYVIAFSTAEEVRRLAQAGVREVAELGNGATGALFMAAVEATEEAIYNSLLKARTTSTDTRTVEALPLDETIAILRRYGALGGER from the coding sequence TTGACCTTCGGCGCGCGCCTGCGGGCCTTCTATGAGCTGACCAAGCCCGGTATCGCCTTCTACGTGATGCTCACGGCCGGGTCGAGCGCCTACCTGGGCGGCCTCGGCTCGCCCGACCTGACCTTCATCCTCGGGGTGATGGCCGGGGTGGGGCTGGCATCGGCGGGCGCGCTGGCGCTGAACCAGTACATTGAACGGCAGGCGGATGCGGTCATGCGACGCACCCGGACCCGCCCGATCCCGACCGGTCGCGTGAGACCGCGCGAGGGGGCGATCTTCGGCCTCGCGCTCCTCGTTGCCGGGCTCGTTTGGCTGCTGCTCTGGGCCGGGCCGCTGCCCGCGTCGCTCACGGCGGCGAGCGCCGCCATCTATCACGGCGTCTACCGACCGCTGAAGTCCCATTCCTATCTTGCGACCTTCGCCGGCTCGGTGCCGGGCGCCCTTCCCATGCTGATCGGCTGGACCGCTTCCACCGCCTCATTCGACTTCCCAGGGGGATCGCTCTTCGCCATCGGCTACCTCTGGCAGCTCCCGCACGTTCTCGGTCTGGCGTGGATGCTCCGAGAGGACTATTCTCGGGTCGGGTTCCGGCTCATTCCGCAGGGGGGCGCCAGAACCATAGGAGTTCACATGATCGTCGCCACCGCTCTGCTGATTCCCGTCTCGCTGCTTCCCTTCTTCGCCGGCGTCACCGGCGGCGTCTATGCCGCGGCTGCGGTCGTCCTGGGCTGCCTCTTCCTTCTGCGGGCGTCCCGAGCCGGAGCGAGGCTTACCACGGGGGGGGCGCGCAAGGTCTTCCGGACCTCTCTTCTCTACCACCCTCTTCTGCTCCTCTTCATGGTCCTCGACGCCGCACCCGCACCTGCGGAAGCCTCGGCGCTCTCTCAGGAAGCCCGTCCGCGAGCGCGAGAGATCGGACTCGTGGTGGGCGTGCTGGAGCCGGGCGCATACAACGCGATAACCGATGTGGCCGGGGTCCGGGTCGGGCACTCCACCCTAGCCGACGGCGAGCGCTTCAACACCGGCGTCACCGCGATCATTCCGCACGGCGGCAACCCGTTCGAAAGCCGGGTTCCTGCTGCGATCCATGTCGGAAACGGCTTCGGCAAGCTGCTGGGCGTCACTCAGGTGCGGGAGCTGGGCGAGCTCGAAACGCCGATCCTCCTGACCTGCACACTATGCGTCTGGAGGGTTGCCGACGCCATGGTGGAGTGGATGCTCGGGCAGGCGGGGATGGAGGACGTTCGCTCGATCAACCCGGTGGTCGGCGAGACCAACGACGGCGGCCTGAACGACATCCGCGAACGTCCCGTAACCCCCGAGATGGTGGTGGAGGCGCTGGAGACGGCCTCCGGAGGCGCGGTCGAGGAGGGGGCCGTCGGAGCGGGTGCGGGGACGGTGGCCTTCGGGTGGAAGGGAGGGATCGGCACGAGCAGCCGCGTTCTGCCCGAGTCGCTGGGCGGATACGCGGTCGGCGCGCTGGTCCAGAGCAACTACGGGGGCGTGCTCTCCATGAACGGCGCTCCGGTGGGGATCGAGACGGGACGCTACTCGTTCTCGCGAGCGATCGGCTCGTCGACTCCCGGCGAAGATGCCGACCGGGCCGACAACGAGGGCGAGAACCCGCCCGACCGTTCGAAGGATGCCGGCGGCGCTTCCGCAGTCGAGGCCGGCGACGGCCCGGGCGACGGCTCCGTCATGATCGTCGTCGCCACCGACGCACCGCTCTCGGACCGCAATCTCGAACGTCTCGCCCGCAGGGCCGTCATGGGGCTCGCGCGCACCGGATCGTTCGCGAGCAACGGCTCCGGCGACTACGTGATCGCCTTCTCGACCGCGGAAGAGGTGCGCCGCCTGGCCCAGGCAGGGGTGCGCGAGGTCGCGGAGCTCGGCAACGGTGCGACCGGCGCGCTCTTCATGGCCGCCGTGGAGGCGACCGAGGAAGCCATCTACAACTCGTTGCTGAAGGCGAGAACGACGAGCACCGACACACGAACGGTGGAAGCGCTCCCGTTGGACGAGACGATCGCGATCCTTCGCCGATACGGTGCGCTCGGAGGGGAGCGCTGA
- a CDS encoding DUF1232 domain-containing protein, translating into MARFTPDQQPTPQPPPVEGSITDVLAVLASARARDGMAGLRSFVAEALGEKATESEASEAAELAWEIIESVPLIILHARSEADTKGIADLVAPVLSTAEAYYLHPVDLIPEMTQGLAGLLDDSYLVMRLLEHLCRSPEPLFDIDLDYPLHFLGRLLGPDISKKLDELAKITLLNTVDGLTRFEADDFHHA; encoded by the coding sequence TTGGCTCGCTTCACCCCCGATCAGCAGCCGACTCCCCAACCGCCTCCGGTGGAAGGTAGCATCACCGACGTGCTCGCGGTGTTGGCCAGCGCCCGGGCGCGCGACGGAATGGCGGGACTTCGCAGCTTCGTCGCAGAGGCTCTGGGCGAGAAGGCGACCGAGTCGGAGGCCAGCGAGGCCGCCGAGTTGGCCTGGGAGATCATCGAGTCCGTTCCGCTCATCATTCTGCACGCTAGAAGCGAGGCCGACACGAAAGGGATCGCGGATCTGGTCGCGCCCGTCCTCTCCACGGCGGAGGCCTACTACCTCCACCCCGTGGACCTCATCCCGGAAATGACCCAGGGGCTCGCCGGACTTCTCGACGATTCCTACCTGGTGATGAGATTGCTTGAGCACCTGTGCCGCTCTCCCGAGCCGCTCTTCGACATCGATCTCGACTACCCGCTCCATTTCCTTGGTCGGCTGCTGGGTCCCGACATCTCCAAGAAACTCGACGAGCTTGCGAAGATCACGCTCCTGAACACGGTGGACGGCCTGACCCGCTTCGAAGCGGACGATTTCCATCACGCCTGA